A genomic region of Sulfuricurvum sp. IAE1 contains the following coding sequences:
- a CDS encoding GGDEF domain-containing protein, translating to MKIQRFVLINIVVAFLAISVVSAGFYYVERMITLRYVATALNQSIFNLEEDLSKALQDNRSDSIQTLLDQSAAIDNAVAVFSLSHDGKTVSASSSRTLAGKMIAEGYLPVSQIQEGIRDHHLLYAAEITYFPESRQERALLLVELNEEFIYSRLNQIALFYGLSLFLVFGAVALSLYGVVRRWMIRPLEEIADRARKQETGHRDHLIEEFSLLDATLGESFRSMKIQQDHLREALDETRYLDGILRTVADINQYLLTARNVGELLHHSCNRLAQHPGYELCHIALRTNSSLVIEAFSIDATGYLYGGMKIDLDQEHLDERDPSVVAYTENETVIIDHLEHNTSLGAWRYIAEKGQFGSVIAIPLVETIDAPPIGVMTIYAKNSHGFEAKEIAMLEELAGDIGFAVGSFTQRTRLQYHLTTDAVTDLPNRFSLVEALERKGVSALAIINIDRFSDINDVYGITIGDAILSGYAHWLKRMIAAEPHISLYKMGSDEYALVYEECNDLSYCIAFLDRLIAMTQKESFVIEGIEIVLTITVGIAPASERVLEHATAALKEAKRKRRSLEVFSYEVKQEQGNNIAWYKRIKEAVEESRIVPFFQPIVDNATGRIIKYEALIRLIDTEGKVVSPYLFLEIAKKTKIYPELTKIMIDKVIARFKGSELPVSLNLSTQDLINPELADYLESTIMREGMGRLIIFEILESEGFENYDAVSAFVDRFKSIGCRFAIDDFGSGYSNFDHLLKLNVDTIKIDGTLIKNLPHDRNAQIFVKHIAEFAHEMGISTVAEFVSSEEIYERVKASGVDASQGYYFYEPSAELVEP from the coding sequence GCGTTGAATCAAAGCATTTTCAATCTCGAAGAAGACCTGAGCAAAGCGCTGCAAGACAACCGGTCCGATTCGATCCAGACGCTGCTTGACCAGTCGGCCGCGATCGACAATGCGGTGGCGGTCTTTTCCCTGTCGCACGACGGGAAAACCGTCAGTGCGTCTTCGTCCCGCACCCTCGCGGGAAAAATGATCGCCGAGGGCTACCTTCCGGTTTCACAGATCCAAGAAGGGATACGCGATCACCATCTGCTGTATGCGGCGGAGATCACCTATTTCCCCGAGTCTCGGCAGGAGCGGGCGTTGCTGCTGGTCGAGCTGAACGAGGAATTCATTTACAGCCGTCTCAACCAGATCGCCCTCTTTTACGGGCTCTCCCTTTTCCTGGTTTTTGGGGCCGTGGCGCTGAGCCTCTACGGTGTCGTGCGCCGTTGGATGATCCGTCCGCTTGAGGAGATTGCCGATCGTGCCCGAAAACAGGAAACGGGGCATCGGGATCATCTGATCGAAGAATTTTCTTTGCTGGATGCGACACTGGGTGAATCGTTCCGTTCAATGAAAATCCAGCAGGATCATCTGCGAGAAGCACTCGATGAAACCCGTTATCTTGATGGAATACTGCGCACGGTAGCCGATATCAATCAGTATCTGTTAACCGCCCGGAATGTGGGCGAACTGCTCCATCATTCCTGCAACCGCCTCGCGCAGCATCCCGGGTACGAGTTGTGCCATATCGCGTTGCGGACCAACAGCTCTTTGGTCATCGAGGCGTTTTCGATCGATGCCACAGGATACCTTTATGGCGGGATGAAGATCGATCTCGATCAGGAACACCTCGACGAAAGAGATCCCTCCGTCGTCGCGTACACCGAGAATGAAACGGTCATAATCGACCATCTTGAGCATAATACGTCGCTGGGGGCATGGCGCTACATCGCTGAAAAAGGGCAGTTCGGATCGGTCATCGCCATTCCGCTCGTCGAAACGATCGACGCCCCGCCGATAGGGGTTATGACGATTTATGCAAAAAATTCTCACGGTTTTGAAGCCAAAGAGATCGCGATGCTCGAAGAGCTCGCCGGCGATATCGGATTCGCGGTCGGTTCGTTCACCCAGCGTACCCGGCTCCAATACCATCTTACAACCGATGCCGTGACCGATCTGCCTAACCGTTTTTCGTTGGTCGAAGCGCTGGAGCGCAAAGGGGTATCGGCCCTGGCGATCATCAACATCGACCGTTTCAGCGATATCAACGATGTCTACGGGATTACGATCGGGGATGCGATCCTCTCGGGATATGCCCATTGGCTCAAGCGAATGATTGCGGCCGAACCCCATATTTCGCTTTACAAGATGGGGAGCGACGAATACGCGCTGGTGTATGAAGAGTGCAATGACTTGAGTTACTGCATCGCGTTTTTGGACCGCCTCATCGCGATGACCCAAAAAGAGTCTTTCGTCATCGAGGGGATCGAGATTGTCCTCACCATCACCGTCGGCATCGCGCCCGCATCGGAACGGGTGCTCGAACACGCCACCGCCGCACTTAAGGAGGCCAAGCGCAAACGCCGTAGCCTGGAGGTATTCTCGTACGAAGTGAAGCAGGAGCAGGGAAACAACATCGCCTGGTACAAACGGATCAAGGAAGCGGTCGAAGAGTCGCGTATCGTCCCTTTCTTTCAGCCGATCGTCGATAATGCAACGGGCAGGATCATTAAATACGAGGCCCTGATCCGTCTGATCGATACGGAGGGGAAAGTAGTCTCCCCTTACCTGTTTCTTGAAATTGCCAAAAAAACGAAAATTTATCCCGAATTGACCAAAATCATGATCGACAAAGTGATTGCGCGCTTCAAGGGAAGCGAGTTGCCGGTGAGTCTTAACCTCTCGACGCAGGACCTGATCAACCCCGAATTGGCCGATTACCTTGAATCAACCATTATGCGTGAAGGGATGGGACGGTTGATTATTTTTGAAATTCTCGAAAGCGAGGGGTTCGAAAATTACGATGCGGTATCAGCGTTCGTCGATCGGTTCAAATCGATCGGGTGCCGATTCGCGATCGACGATTTCGGATCGGGATATTCGAATTTCGACCATCTTCTCAAACTCAACGTCGATACGATCAAAATCGACGGGACCCTCATCAAAAACCTTCCGCATGACCGGAATGCGCAGATTTTCGTCAAGCATATCGCCGAATTCGCCCATGAGATGGGAATCAGTACCGTTGCCGAATTCGTATCGAGCGAAGAGATTTACGAACGGGTCAAAGCCAGCGGCGTCGATGCGTCGCAGGGGTATTATTTTTACGAGCCTTCAGCCGAGTTGGTCGAGCCGTAA